The Candidatus Hydrogenedentota bacterium genome includes a window with the following:
- a CDS encoding sugar transferase produces the protein MTRETTATRGLDAPGLGFRLGVLDCAAAAGAVFLPMFLRYGGAPPSEHLMTSQAWFPVLLACRLAAAQAFGLYDLRRRLQAADHVFGGMAAACFGVLPGYLVIALVQLYYLPLAQFSRAVVLGDLLLMALWFGASRAAALGLLRRGGYRLRIATAGTGADRAALADELKRHAPALAAPAGAWEPGRDGVFAEWLARETPDVVLLETGGLEDRHITEVITACDAAGVEVWVCPGLRLALFGAADVFSLGGIPLVRLNGAGARPWQRAVKRWMDLAGAAAGLVLLSPLLALAALAVRLESGGPVLFVQERLGLGCAPFRLVKFRSMRTDAEAASGPVLAEADDPRVTPVGRWLRRTRVDELPQLWNVLRGEMSLVGPRPERPEFAGEFLKEEPLYRHRFVVKPGLTGLAQIHGRYDTDYRQKLRYDLIYIGGMSLGADLRLLAATLRSVLTARGAR, from the coding sequence ATGACGCGGGAGACAACGGCAACGCGGGGGCTTGACGCGCCCGGTCTCGGATTCCGCCTCGGCGTGCTGGACTGCGCCGCGGCCGCGGGCGCGGTGTTTCTGCCCATGTTCCTGCGGTATGGGGGCGCGCCGCCCTCCGAACATCTCATGACCTCGCAGGCGTGGTTTCCCGTGCTGCTGGCCTGCCGGCTCGCGGCGGCGCAGGCCTTCGGCCTCTACGATCTCCGGCGCAGGCTCCAGGCGGCGGACCATGTGTTCGGCGGAATGGCGGCGGCCTGTTTCGGCGTGCTGCCGGGCTATCTGGTCATCGCCCTGGTCCAGCTGTATTACCTGCCCCTCGCGCAGTTCTCCCGCGCCGTCGTGCTGGGGGACCTTCTGCTCATGGCCCTGTGGTTCGGGGCGTCGCGCGCGGCGGCGCTGGGCCTGCTGCGCCGCGGGGGATACCGGCTGCGCATCGCCACCGCCGGGACCGGCGCGGACCGCGCCGCGCTGGCCGACGAGTTGAAGCGGCATGCCCCCGCGCTGGCGGCCCCCGCAGGCGCCTGGGAGCCGGGCAGGGACGGGGTCTTCGCCGAATGGCTGGCGCGCGAGACGCCGGATGTCGTGCTGTTGGAGACGGGCGGTCTCGAGGACCGGCACATCACCGAGGTGATCACCGCGTGCGACGCGGCGGGGGTGGAGGTGTGGGTGTGCCCCGGCCTGCGGCTGGCCCTGTTCGGCGCGGCGGACGTGTTCAGCCTGGGCGGCATCCCGCTGGTCCGGCTGAACGGCGCCGGGGCGCGCCCCTGGCAGCGGGCCGTGAAGCGGTGGATGGACCTGGCCGGGGCGGCGGCGGGCCTGGTGCTGCTGTCGCCGCTGCTGGCGCTGGCCGCGCTGGCGGTGCGGCTCGAATCGGGCGGGCCGGTGCTGTTTGTCCAAGAGCGCCTGGGTCTGGGCTGCGCGCCCTTCCGGCTGGTGAAGTTCCGCAGCATGCGCACCGATGCCGAGGCGGCCTCGGGCCCCGTGCTGGCGGAGGCGGACGACCCGCGCGTGACCCCGGTCGGGCGGTGGCTGCGCCGCACCCGGGTGGACGAGCTGCCGCAGTTGTGGAACGTGCTGCGGGGCGAGATGAGCCTTGTGGGGCCGCGGCCGGAGCGGCCGGAGTTCGCCGGGGAATTCCTGAAAGAGGAACCCCTCTACCGGCACCGCTTCGTGGTCAAGCCCGGTCTGACGGGCCTCGCGCAGATACACGGCCGCTATGACACGGACTACCGGCAGAAGCTCCGCTACGACCTGATCTACATAGGCGGCATGTCCCTGGGCGCCGACCTGCGGCTCCTCGCCGCCACCCTCCGCAGCGTGCTCACGGCGCGGGGGGCGCGCTGA